One window of the Pseudomonas knackmussii B13 genome contains the following:
- the recB gene encoding exodeoxyribonuclease V subunit beta encodes MSRELRALEFPLHGSRLIEASAGTGKTFTIALLYLRLVLDHGGELAFGRPLSPPEILVVTFTDAATQELRERIRARLGEAANCFAEPALAHDPLLVELRSSYPEDRWPGCARLLRLAAEWMDEAAVSTIHSWCYRMLREHAFDSGSLFTQDLITDQSELLAEVVRDYWRRNFYPLPAPAAKVVGDIYKGGPEALCRLLQPLLAQQEADFRYADQPLSAPGSLRELLEETGAFFARLDELEQQARNAWSTDKDGLRQLLIDLRPQLNGNSYRNKDDDEVFSGWLQALEAWSEGGDAPENLVRFGQTRIKVKAKTVVPEHPALLAIDSLLDASEQQPDIAPQLLLHALGEVGRALEAEKQKRAELGFDDLLVRLDRALAGAGGEHLAERIRQQFPVALIDEFQDTDPLQYRIFERIYRIAENPRDCPPEKRGGLFMIGDPKQAIYAFRGADIHTYLRARAATEGRHYTLGTNYRSTEAVVEAVNHCFAYAEGHERAAFRFASEAGNPVPFQSVAAKGRSERLLIDGAEVSALTFWSLGNDGQVVGSRFYREQMAARTASAIRDWLSLAQQGRAGLYKADGTGRALRPADIAILVRGRSEAEAVRNELAARRLASVYLSDRDSVFDSAEAVDLLHWLRACADPGNDALLRVALATRSLGLGWESLERLNQDEQFWEGMLMRFRDYRLLWQQQGVLPMLRRLLAEFELPARLLQQPDGERSLTNLLHLAEWLQREAAELDGEHALLRVLAEQLASPSSEEILRLESDADLIKVVTIHKSKGLEYPLVLLPFICSWKELDGKGTTPPSYQGEEGKVIELARGKDLADAAYKLANDERLGEDMRLLYVALTRARHALWLGVAPLVSGNAKNPELHKGAFGYLLGGGAAIALDNFDASLAAVAAGCAGIRIEAAPEIDLTAYDETRAGLLGQAREPLRRVAEKWWIASYSALATLDPEGDAPEPASEPISAEEATLREGDADTAAAELAQSAPAAGSLHAFPRGPNPGSFLHGLLEWAADEGFDAVANDPEALRDLIARRCQLRGWEAWIEPLSQWLPAWLQLEFPQPEASPVRLAGLATYQKEMEFWFAVNAADSTRLDAAVRAHVLPGAPRPALQPTQLNGMLKGFIDLVFEHEGRYYVADYKSNWLGPDDSAYTAEAVRGAVLEHRYDLQYALYLFALHRLLKARLPDYDYDRHVGGALYLFLRGGARGVFHERPPKALMEALEALFSRRVEEVSA; translated from the coding sequence ATGAGCCGCGAACTGCGCGCCCTGGAATTCCCCCTGCACGGCAGCCGGCTGATCGAGGCCAGCGCCGGCACCGGCAAGACCTTCACCATTGCCCTGCTGTACCTGCGCCTGGTGCTCGACCACGGCGGCGAGCTGGCGTTCGGGCGGCCTTTGAGCCCGCCGGAAATCCTCGTGGTGACCTTCACCGACGCCGCGACTCAAGAGCTGCGCGAACGTATCCGCGCGCGCCTGGGCGAGGCTGCCAACTGCTTCGCAGAGCCGGCGTTGGCGCACGATCCGCTGCTGGTCGAACTGCGCAGTAGCTACCCCGAGGACCGCTGGCCCGGTTGCGCGCGCTTGCTGCGCCTGGCTGCGGAATGGATGGACGAGGCGGCCGTTTCGACCATCCACAGCTGGTGCTACCGCATGCTCCGCGAGCACGCCTTCGACAGCGGCAGCCTGTTCACCCAGGACTTGATCACCGACCAGAGCGAGTTGCTCGCGGAGGTGGTGCGCGATTACTGGCGGCGCAACTTCTACCCGCTGCCGGCGCCGGCAGCGAAGGTGGTCGGCGACATCTACAAGGGCGGCCCCGAAGCGCTGTGCCGCCTCCTGCAACCGCTACTGGCGCAGCAGGAAGCCGACTTCCGCTATGCCGACCAGCCGCTCAGTGCCCCGGGTTCGCTGCGTGAGCTGCTGGAGGAAACCGGCGCCTTTTTCGCGCGTCTCGACGAGCTGGAGCAACAGGCTCGAAATGCCTGGTCCACTGACAAGGACGGACTGCGCCAACTGCTGATCGACCTGCGCCCGCAGCTCAACGGCAACAGCTATCGCAACAAGGACGACGACGAAGTCTTCAGCGGCTGGCTGCAGGCCCTGGAGGCCTGGAGCGAAGGCGGCGACGCCCCGGAAAACCTGGTCCGCTTCGGCCAGACGCGGATCAAGGTGAAGGCCAAGACGGTCGTGCCCGAACACCCCGCATTGCTGGCCATCGACAGCCTGCTGGATGCCAGCGAGCAGCAACCCGACATCGCTCCGCAACTGCTGCTGCACGCCCTCGGCGAAGTCGGCCGCGCCCTCGAAGCGGAGAAGCAGAAGCGCGCCGAACTGGGCTTCGACGACCTGCTGGTGCGCCTCGACCGCGCCCTGGCTGGCGCCGGCGGCGAGCACCTGGCCGAGCGCATCCGCCAGCAGTTCCCGGTGGCGCTGATCGACGAGTTCCAGGACACCGACCCGCTGCAGTACCGCATCTTCGAGCGCATCTACCGGATCGCCGAAAACCCGCGCGACTGTCCTCCAGAAAAGCGGGGGGGCCTATTCATGATCGGCGACCCCAAGCAGGCGATCTACGCCTTCCGCGGCGCAGATATCCACACCTACCTGCGCGCCCGCGCAGCAACCGAAGGCCGGCACTACACCCTGGGCACCAACTATCGCTCGACCGAGGCGGTGGTCGAGGCAGTGAACCACTGCTTCGCCTACGCCGAAGGCCACGAGCGCGCGGCTTTCCGCTTCGCCAGCGAGGCCGGCAACCCTGTGCCGTTCCAATCGGTGGCCGCCAAGGGCCGCAGCGAGCGTTTGCTGATCGACGGCGCGGAGGTGTCCGCGCTGACCTTCTGGAGCCTGGGTAACGACGGCCAGGTGGTCGGCAGCCGGTTCTACCGCGAGCAGATGGCCGCGCGCACCGCGAGCGCCATCCGCGACTGGCTGAGCCTGGCCCAGCAAGGCCGCGCCGGGCTCTACAAGGCTGATGGCACCGGCCGCGCGTTGCGCCCGGCGGACATCGCCATCCTCGTGCGCGGCCGCAGCGAGGCCGAAGCCGTGCGAAACGAACTGGCCGCGCGGCGGTTGGCCAGCGTCTACCTGTCCGACCGCGATTCGGTGTTCGACAGCGCCGAGGCTGTCGATCTGCTGCACTGGCTGCGCGCCTGCGCCGACCCGGGCAACGACGCGCTGCTGCGCGTCGCCCTGGCTACCCGCAGCCTCGGCCTGGGCTGGGAGAGCCTGGAGCGGCTGAACCAGGACGAACAGTTCTGGGAAGGCATGCTCATGCGCTTCCGCGACTACCGCCTGCTCTGGCAACAGCAGGGCGTGCTGCCGATGCTGCGCCGCCTGCTGGCCGAGTTCGAATTGCCGGCGCGCCTGCTGCAGCAACCCGATGGCGAGCGCAGCCTGACCAACCTGCTGCACCTCGCCGAATGGCTGCAGCGCGAGGCCGCCGAGCTGGATGGCGAGCATGCTTTGTTGCGGGTGCTGGCCGAGCAATTGGCGAGCCCGTCGAGCGAGGAAATCCTGCGCCTGGAAAGCGACGCCGACCTGATCAAGGTGGTGACCATCCACAAATCCAAGGGCCTGGAATACCCGCTGGTGCTGCTGCCCTTCATCTGCAGCTGGAAGGAACTGGACGGCAAGGGCACGACGCCGCCGAGCTACCAGGGAGAAGAGGGCAAGGTGATCGAACTGGCGCGCGGCAAGGACCTCGCCGACGCGGCCTACAAGCTGGCCAACGACGAACGCCTGGGCGAGGACATGCGCCTGCTCTACGTGGCCCTGACCCGCGCGCGCCACGCCCTGTGGCTCGGCGTGGCGCCGCTGGTGAGCGGCAACGCGAAGAACCCGGAACTGCACAAGGGCGCCTTCGGCTACCTGCTCGGCGGCGGCGCGGCCATCGCCCTGGACAACTTTGACGCGAGCCTCGCCGCAGTGGCGGCCGGTTGCGCCGGCATCCGCATCGAGGCGGCGCCGGAAATCGACCTCACCGCCTACGACGAGACCCGCGCCGGGCTGCTCGGCCAGGCCCGCGAACCGCTGCGGCGGGTGGCGGAGAAGTGGTGGATCGCCAGCTATTCGGCGCTGGCCACCCTCGACCCGGAAGGCGACGCACCCGAGCCCGCGAGCGAGCCGATCAGCGCCGAGGAGGCCACCCTGCGCGAAGGCGATGCCGACACGGCTGCGGCGGAACTCGCGCAAAGCGCGCCGGCCGCCGGCAGCCTGCACGCCTTCCCGCGTGGACCGAACCCCGGCAGCTTCCTCCACGGCCTGCTGGAGTGGGCCGCCGACGAAGGCTTCGATGCCGTCGCCAATGATCCCGAAGCGTTGCGTGATCTGATCGCCCGGCGCTGCCAGCTGCGCGGCTGGGAAGCCTGGATCGAGCCGCTGAGCCAGTGGCTGCCGGCCTGGCTGCAGCTCGAATTCCCGCAGCCGGAAGCATCGCCCGTGCGCCTCGCCGGGCTGGCCACCTACCAGAAGGAAATGGAGTTCTGGTTCGCCGTGAATGCCGCCGACAGCACTCGCCTGGATGCTGCCGTGCGTGCCCATGTCCTGCCTGGTGCGCCGCGTCCGGCGCTGCAGCCGACCCAGCTCAACGGCATGCTCAAGGGCTTCATCGACCTGGTCTTCGAACACGAGGGGCGCTACTACGTGGCCGACTACAAATCCAACTGGCTCGGCCCCGACGATAGTGCCTACACCGCCGAAGCCGTGCGCGGGGCGGTGCTGGAGCATCGCTACGACCTGCAGTACGCGCTCTACCTGTTCGCCCTGCATCGCCTGCTCAAGGCGCGGCTGCCGGACTACGACTACGACCGCCACGTTGGCGGCGCGCTCTACCTGTTCCTGCGCGGCGGTGCGCGCGGCGTGTTCCATGAACGGCCGCCGAAGGCGCTGATGGAGGCGCTGGAAGCGCTGTTCAGCCGTCGCGTCGAGGAGGTGTCGGCATGA
- a CDS encoding LysR substrate-binding domain-containing protein, whose translation MSAYPPLSALRSFEAVARLGSVTLAAAELHVTHSAVSQQVRQLEELLGITLLQREGRGLRLSEEGRLYALQVRRALRDIAEATRLARARPSEGELVIAVLPSFGQQWLLPRLPSFRERYPQFRLRLLASLEVIDLRQGLADAAVRIGQGHWEGLAQQRLFDDELVAVCAPHFNGGRLPRTPAEILAGPLIHGFESWLPWCQAAGVPLPKGDGVFTANDSNLVVEALRLGLGVTIERRSLVAGALSRGELVQLSEVRAPYAYPYWLVWPQREAVQAKVELFAEWLAEQVDLYLNPERQPL comes from the coding sequence ATGAGCGCCTATCCACCGCTTTCCGCGCTGCGCAGTTTCGAGGCCGTCGCCCGGCTGGGCAGCGTGACCCTGGCGGCTGCCGAACTGCATGTCACCCACTCGGCGGTGAGCCAGCAGGTGCGTCAGCTCGAAGAGCTGCTCGGCATCACCCTGCTACAGCGCGAGGGCCGTGGCTTGCGCCTGAGCGAGGAGGGCCGGCTGTATGCCCTGCAGGTGCGTCGCGCGCTGCGTGACATCGCCGAGGCGACCCGCCTGGCTCGCGCCCGGCCCAGCGAGGGCGAGCTGGTGATCGCCGTGCTGCCGTCGTTCGGCCAGCAATGGCTGCTGCCGCGCCTGCCGTCGTTCCGCGAGCGTTATCCACAGTTTCGCTTGCGCCTGCTGGCCAGCCTGGAGGTCATCGACCTGCGCCAGGGCCTGGCCGACGCAGCCGTGCGCATCGGCCAGGGGCACTGGGAGGGGCTGGCCCAGCAGCGCCTGTTCGACGACGAACTGGTGGCGGTCTGCGCGCCGCACTTCAACGGTGGACGACTGCCGCGAACCCCGGCGGAAATCCTCGCCGGCCCATTGATCCACGGCTTCGAATCCTGGCTGCCGTGGTGCCAGGCGGCGGGCGTGCCACTGCCCAAGGGAGACGGCGTATTCACTGCCAACGATTCCAACCTGGTGGTCGAGGCCCTGCGCCTCGGCCTGGGCGTGACCATCGAACGCCGCAGCCTGGTGGCGGGCGCCCTGAGTCGCGGCGAACTGGTGCAACTGAGCGAAGTGCGCGCGCCCTATGCCTATCCCTACTGGCTGGTCTGGCCGCAGCGCGAGGCGGTGCAGGCCAAGGTCGAGCTGTTCGCCGAATGGCTGGCGGAGCAGGTGGACCTCTACCTGAACCCCGAGCGCCAACCGCTGTAG
- a CDS encoding glutathione S-transferase family protein → MQLIGMLDSPYVRRVAISLRLLDIDFSHRSLSVFRHYEEFRAINPVVKAPTLVLDDGQVLMDSSLMIELLEHQAGRSLMPAEPAERVRATRLLGLALAACEKAVQMYYELQRAEGRRDPDWFARVDQQLRAACTGLELELLTQPLPRDGRIDQAGLSIAVAWRFIQLVHAERIAAGDYPGLAKWSAYAETLEAFKAFPPV, encoded by the coding sequence ATGCAACTGATCGGAATGCTCGACTCGCCCTACGTTCGCCGCGTGGCCATCAGCCTGCGCCTGCTGGATATCGACTTCAGCCATCGCTCGCTCTCGGTGTTCCGCCACTACGAGGAATTCCGCGCGATCAACCCGGTGGTGAAGGCGCCGACCCTGGTGCTCGACGACGGCCAGGTGCTGATGGATTCCAGCCTGATGATCGAGCTGCTGGAGCACCAGGCCGGGCGCAGCCTGATGCCCGCCGAACCGGCGGAGCGGGTGCGCGCCACGCGCTTGCTGGGCCTGGCCCTGGCGGCTTGCGAGAAGGCCGTGCAGATGTACTACGAACTGCAGCGCGCCGAGGGCCGCCGCGACCCGGACTGGTTCGCCCGCGTCGATCAGCAACTGCGCGCAGCCTGCACCGGCCTGGAGCTGGAACTGCTAACGCAACCGCTGCCGCGCGACGGGCGCATCGACCAGGCGGGCCTGAGCATCGCCGTGGCCTGGCGCTTCATCCAGCTGGTGCACGCCGAGCGCATCGCCGCCGGCGACTATCCGGGGCTGGCCAAGTGGTCGGCGTATGCCGAGACGCTGGAGGCGTTCAAGGCGTTTCCGCCGGTTTGA
- a CDS encoding HPP family protein, with translation MISAAFSTWLRRLAPCAGPSSNREWLRAVLGCGLALGLSMPFCAWLFGVDSVLRVGPPLAASALLAIAVPSSPLAQPWSLLGGNLVAALVGLLVGHWLGHSWPQASLAMALAVFFMLGLRCLHPPSTAMAFSLCLGGPLVDQQLLHLLLPVAVGSLTLIGLALLYNNLTRAPYPRQLVAPASNPHHTRDPLPGERLGFRSDDLEQALASVGGFVDVTRDDLERLLHVAEKHASERLLGGITAKDIMSRDIRSTSPDARIEQAWTLLDSHHLKALPVLDRGRLVGILTLSDLFRGQRRLSSPFGQRVGNLMTHKVQTLRADAPLPELIERLSDQGWHCLPVLDEKGQLAGMLSQSDLIAAFRHLWLQPAAEPQRMAV, from the coding sequence TTGATTTCCGCTGCCTTTTCCACCTGGCTTCGGCGCCTGGCGCCTTGTGCCGGGCCATCTTCCAACCGTGAGTGGCTGCGCGCCGTGCTCGGCTGTGGCCTGGCGCTGGGCCTCAGCATGCCTTTCTGCGCCTGGCTGTTCGGCGTCGACTCCGTGCTGCGCGTCGGCCCGCCGCTGGCGGCTTCCGCCCTGCTGGCCATCGCCGTGCCTTCCAGCCCGCTGGCGCAGCCTTGGTCGCTGCTGGGCGGCAACCTGGTGGCGGCGCTGGTCGGCTTGCTGGTCGGCCACTGGCTTGGCCACAGCTGGCCGCAGGCTTCGCTGGCAATGGCCCTTGCCGTGTTCTTCATGCTCGGCCTGCGCTGCCTGCATCCGCCTAGCACCGCCATGGCCTTCAGCCTGTGCCTGGGCGGCCCACTGGTGGATCAGCAGTTGCTGCATCTTCTGCTGCCAGTGGCCGTGGGCTCGCTGACGTTGATCGGCCTGGCGCTGCTCTACAACAACCTCACTCGCGCACCCTACCCTCGCCAGTTGGTGGCGCCAGCGAGCAATCCGCACCACACCCGCGACCCGCTGCCCGGCGAGCGTCTGGGGTTCCGTAGCGATGATCTGGAGCAAGCCCTGGCCAGCGTCGGCGGCTTCGTCGACGTCACCCGCGACGACCTGGAGCGCCTGCTCCACGTGGCCGAGAAGCACGCCAGCGAACGCCTGCTCGGCGGCATCACCGCGAAGGACATCATGTCCCGCGACATTCGCTCGACCAGCCCGGACGCGCGCATCGAGCAGGCCTGGACGCTCCTGGACTCCCACCACCTGAAGGCCCTGCCGGTGCTCGACCGCGGTCGCCTGGTGGGCATCCTCACCCTCAGCGACCTGTTCCGCGGCCAGCGCCGCCTGAGCTCGCCGTTCGGCCAGCGGGTGGGCAACCTGATGACGCACAAGGTGCAGACGCTGCGGGCTGACGCGCCGCTGCCGGAACTGATCGAGCGGCTGTCCGACCAGGGCTGGCATTGCCTGCCGGTGCTCGACGAGAAGGGACAACTGGCCGGTATGCTCAGCCAGAGCGACCTTATCGCCGCCTTCCGCCACCTCTGGCTGCAGCCAGCGGCGGAGCCGCAGCGGATGGCGGTCTAG
- a CDS encoding LysR family transcriptional regulator — MDIDLARTFLEIARYGSFVAAAERLHVTQTTVTARVRNLETQLGCRLFQRSRAGARLTAEGERFLGYADQLVRTWEAARRDLPLPDGFREVLSIGGELSLCNPLMLGWTVRLRRQMPTLALHVEIGSGEQLQKQLGQGLLDAALVYRPDYWPGMQVEQVLEEKLILVRSAQQPEPYLYIDWGPEFRRQHDAALPERAHGASSFSLGPLALQYMLQCGGSGYFRTRVVHSYLQAGVLERVPQAPEFIFPTYLVYSRDKDSPALQRAFAVLREVVAEDIDWSQRWDYET; from the coding sequence ATGGACATCGATCTCGCGCGCACCTTCCTGGAAATCGCCCGCTACGGCAGCTTCGTTGCTGCCGCCGAGCGCCTGCACGTGACCCAGACGACGGTCACCGCGCGGGTGCGCAACCTGGAGACGCAGCTCGGCTGCCGGCTGTTCCAGCGCAGCCGTGCCGGCGCAAGGTTGACCGCCGAGGGCGAGCGCTTCCTCGGCTACGCCGACCAGCTGGTGCGTACCTGGGAGGCGGCGCGCCGCGACCTGCCGCTACCCGATGGCTTCCGCGAGGTGCTGAGCATCGGCGGCGAACTGAGCCTGTGCAATCCGCTGATGCTCGGCTGGACGGTGCGCCTGCGCCGGCAGATGCCGACCCTGGCGCTGCACGTCGAGATCGGCAGCGGCGAGCAATTGCAGAAACAACTCGGGCAGGGCCTGCTCGACGCCGCGCTGGTCTACCGCCCGGACTACTGGCCTGGCATGCAGGTGGAGCAGGTGCTGGAGGAGAAGCTGATCCTGGTGCGTTCGGCCCAGCAGCCCGAGCCCTATCTCTATATCGACTGGGGCCCGGAATTCCGCCGCCAGCACGATGCCGCGCTGCCGGAGCGGGCGCACGGCGCGAGCAGCTTCAGCCTGGGTCCGCTGGCCTTGCAGTACATGCTGCAGTGCGGCGGCAGCGGCTACTTCCGCACGCGGGTGGTGCACAGCTACCTGCAGGCCGGGGTGCTCGAACGTGTGCCACAGGCCCCGGAATTCATCTTCCCGACCTACCTCGTGTACTCGCGCGACAAGGACTCCCCGGCCTTGCAGCGAGCCTTCGCCGTGCTGCGCGAAGTTGTCGCGGAAGACATCGACTGGTCGCAGCGCTGGGACTACGAAACCTAG
- a CDS encoding MFS transporter, translating into MSSPEQRPIAVTLQIVSIVSFTFLLFLCIGFLLPVLPGFVHHDLGFDATTAGLVIGTQYLSTLASRPLAGRLTDTLGAKRAVVYGLLALAAGGLLVLLATSLPTLVWASLALLLASRVLIGFAQGLMGIGTASWGIARVGAQNTAKVISWNGIVCYGGIALGAPLGVTLAGRLGLWSLGAGILALAALGLLLARGKPAVAVVAGQRMAFLQVLGKVLPYGLCVALGSIGFGSLATFITLYYGSRGWADPAWCLSLFGVSFVGARLLFSWTINRFGGFNVAVLCLLLESLGLLLLWQAPSPVFALLGTALTGAGLSLVYPALGVEAVLRIPAASRSSALGAYALFFDLALGVAGPLMGAIAAHSDYASIFLVAALLAACGFVICLVLLRRTQQNHEELHFD; encoded by the coding sequence ATGAGCTCGCCCGAGCAGCGTCCGATCGCCGTCACCCTGCAGATCGTCTCCATCGTCAGCTTCACTTTCTTGCTGTTCCTCTGCATCGGTTTCCTGTTGCCGGTGCTGCCCGGCTTCGTCCATCACGACCTCGGTTTCGACGCCACCACCGCCGGCCTGGTGATCGGCACCCAGTATCTCTCGACCCTGGCCTCGCGGCCGCTGGCCGGGCGCCTGACCGACACCCTCGGGGCCAAGCGAGCGGTGGTCTACGGCTTGCTGGCCCTGGCAGCCGGCGGCTTGCTGGTGCTGCTGGCGACCAGCCTGCCGACGCTGGTCTGGGCCAGCCTCGCCCTGCTGCTCGCGAGCCGCGTGCTGATCGGCTTCGCCCAGGGCCTGATGGGCATAGGCACGGCGAGCTGGGGTATCGCCCGGGTCGGCGCGCAGAACACCGCCAAGGTGATCTCTTGGAACGGCATCGTCTGCTACGGCGGGATCGCCCTGGGCGCGCCGCTGGGCGTGACCCTGGCCGGCCGCCTGGGGCTCTGGAGCCTGGGCGCGGGTATCCTTGCGCTTGCTGCCCTCGGCTTGTTGCTGGCGCGCGGCAAGCCGGCCGTGGCTGTCGTCGCCGGTCAGCGCATGGCCTTCCTGCAGGTGCTCGGCAAGGTGCTGCCTTATGGCCTGTGCGTGGCCCTGGGTTCGATCGGCTTCGGCAGCCTGGCGACCTTCATCACCCTCTATTACGGCAGCCGCGGCTGGGCCGATCCGGCCTGGTGCCTGAGCCTGTTCGGCGTCAGCTTCGTCGGCGCGCGCCTGCTGTTCTCCTGGACCATCAACCGCTTCGGCGGCTTCAATGTCGCGGTGCTCTGCCTGCTGCTGGAAAGCCTCGGCTTGCTGCTGCTGTGGCAGGCGCCGAGCCCGGTCTTCGCTCTGCTCGGCACGGCGCTGACTGGCGCCGGGCTGTCGCTGGTCTACCCGGCGCTGGGCGTTGAAGCGGTACTGCGCATTCCGGCGGCCAGCCGCAGTTCGGCGCTGGGCGCCTATGCCTTGTTCTTCGACCTCGCCCTGGGTGTGGCTGGGCCGTTGATGGGGGCTATCGCCGCCCACAGCGACTACGCCAGCATCTTCCTCGTGGCGGCGCTACTCGCCGCCTGCGGGTTCGTCATCTGCCTGGTGCTGTTGCGCCGGACCCAGCAGAACCACGAGGAATTGCACTTCGACTAG
- a CDS encoding DUF2789 domain-containing protein translates to MDTSPHNFAALFKQLGLPNSHQEIDAFLAAHRLADGQALADAPFWNAAQAEFLREALEEDSDWAEEVDELACRLSR, encoded by the coding sequence ATGGACACCAGCCCGCACAACTTCGCCGCCCTGTTCAAGCAACTCGGCCTGCCCAACAGTCACCAGGAGATCGACGCCTTCCTGGCCGCCCACCGCCTTGCCGATGGCCAGGCGCTGGCCGATGCGCCTTTCTGGAACGCGGCCCAGGCCGAGTTCCTGCGCGAAGCCCTGGAGGAAGACTCCGACTGGGCCGAAGAAGTCGACGAACTGGCCTGCCGCCTGAGCCGCTGA
- a CDS encoding metal/formaldehyde-sensitive transcriptional repressor, producing MAHTVRDKRKLLTRIRRIKGQSEALERALEKEDGDCAAVLQQIAAIRGAVNGLMAEVLEGHLREHLLEEGRTPREREDDLDQVMGVLRSYLK from the coding sequence ATGGCCCATACCGTTCGCGACAAGCGCAAATTGCTGACCCGCATTCGCCGCATCAAGGGACAGAGCGAGGCGCTGGAGCGCGCCCTGGAAAAGGAGGACGGCGACTGCGCCGCCGTGCTGCAGCAGATCGCCGCCATCCGTGGCGCGGTCAACGGGCTGATGGCCGAGGTGCTCGAAGGGCACCTGCGCGAGCATCTGCTGGAAGAGGGGCGCACCCCGCGCGAGCGCGAGGACGACCTGGATCAGGTGATGGGCGTCCTGCGCTCCTACCTCAAGTAG
- the dmeF gene encoding CDF family Co(II)/Ni(II) efflux transporter DmeF: MHAHSPDTHHHDFHESNPLAERNTLRAVILTAVMMVLEIAGGWYYNSMALLADGWHMSSHALALGLAFFAYVAARRLKGDKRFAFGTWKIEVLASYSSALLLIGVAALMLFESVQRLISPSPIHYTQAIAIAVLGLLVNLVCAWLLKDDHHHHHGHGHDHHGHDHHGHDDHHHGHDLNLRAAYLHVLADAATSVLAILALLGGSLWGAAWLDPLMGIVGAVLVAVWAIGLLRQSSRVLLDAEMDAPVIVEIHEAIAAGPYPARITDLHLWRVGKGQYACILSLSTSSEARPADFKVLLGVHEELVHVTVEVNPA; the protein is encoded by the coding sequence ATGCACGCCCATAGCCCCGACACGCACCACCACGATTTCCACGAAAGCAACCCGCTCGCCGAGCGCAACACGCTGCGCGCCGTGATTCTCACCGCCGTGATGATGGTCCTGGAGATCGCCGGCGGCTGGTACTACAACTCCATGGCCCTGCTCGCCGACGGCTGGCACATGAGCTCCCATGCGCTGGCCCTGGGCCTGGCCTTCTTCGCCTACGTGGCGGCGCGCCGGCTCAAGGGTGACAAGCGTTTCGCCTTCGGCACCTGGAAGATCGAAGTGCTGGCCAGCTACAGCAGCGCCCTGCTGCTGATCGGCGTGGCGGCACTGATGTTGTTCGAATCGGTGCAACGGCTGATCAGCCCGTCGCCGATCCACTACACCCAGGCCATCGCCATCGCCGTGCTCGGCCTGCTGGTCAACCTGGTCTGCGCCTGGTTGCTCAAGGACGATCACCACCACCATCACGGCCATGGCCACGATCACCATGGCCACGACCACCACGGGCATGACGATCACCACCACGGCCACGACCTGAACCTGCGCGCCGCCTACCTGCATGTGCTGGCCGACGCCGCCACCTCGGTGCTGGCGATTCTCGCCCTGCTCGGCGGCAGCCTCTGGGGTGCCGCCTGGCTCGACCCGCTGATGGGCATCGTCGGTGCGGTGCTGGTGGCGGTCTGGGCGATCGGCCTGCTGCGCCAGAGCAGTCGCGTGCTGCTGGACGCCGAGATGGACGCCCCGGTGATCGTCGAGATACACGAGGCCATCGCCGCCGGCCCCTACCCCGCGCGGATCACCGACCTGCACCTGTGGCGCGTGGGCAAGGGCCAGTACGCCTGCATCCTCAGCCTGAGCACGAGCAGCGAGGCGCGCCCGGCCGACTTCAAGGTGCTGCTCGGCGTGCACGAGGAGTTGGTCCACGTGACCGTCGAGGTCAACCCGGCCTGA
- a CDS encoding pseudouridine synthase: MSEKPFSAAQHRASTLHLPAGPWSTVLDCLCAHFPAISRETWLQRMERGRVLDSNGQALDATSAYREGLRVHYFREVVAEAPIPFEERILHVDEHLVVADKPHFLPVTPSGQYVEQTLLARLARRLGNPLLVPLHRIDRPTAGLVLFSANPESRAAYQALFRERRMHKRYEAIAPPLPQLEFPHVRRSRLVEGDPFIVMCETEGAINSETRIEVLERREDWWRYALYPVSGKRHQLRVHMSALGAALRNDPLYPQLLPEDQRRSDDYSRPLQLLARHLAFDDPLSGEPRQFESQLQLDW; encoded by the coding sequence ATGTCCGAGAAGCCGTTTTCCGCCGCCCAGCACCGCGCCAGCACCCTGCACCTGCCCGCCGGGCCCTGGTCCACGGTGCTCGACTGCCTGTGCGCGCACTTCCCGGCCATCTCCCGCGAGACCTGGCTGCAACGCATGGAACGCGGCCGCGTGCTGGACTCCAACGGCCAGGCGCTGGACGCCACCAGCGCCTACCGCGAAGGCCTGCGCGTGCACTACTTCCGCGAAGTGGTAGCGGAAGCGCCGATCCCCTTCGAGGAGCGCATCCTGCACGTCGACGAGCACCTGGTGGTGGCCGACAAGCCGCACTTCCTGCCGGTGACGCCGTCCGGGCAGTACGTCGAGCAAACCCTGCTGGCGCGCCTGGCGCGGCGCCTGGGCAATCCACTGCTGGTGCCGCTGCACCGCATCGACCGGCCGACCGCCGGGCTGGTGCTGTTCTCCGCCAACCCGGAGAGCCGCGCGGCGTACCAGGCGCTGTTCCGCGAGCGGCGCATGCACAAGCGCTACGAGGCCATCGCCCCGCCGTTGCCGCAGCTGGAATTCCCCCACGTGCGACGCAGCCGGCTGGTGGAGGGCGATCCCTTCATCGTCATGTGCGAGACCGAGGGCGCGATCAATAGCGAGACGCGCATCGAGGTGCTGGAGCGTCGCGAAGACTGGTGGCGCTACGCGCTCTATCCGGTGAGCGGCAAGCGCCACCAGCTGCGCGTGCACATGTCCGCGCTCGGCGCGGCCCTGCGCAACGACCCGCTTTATCCACAGCTGCTGCCGGAAGACCAGCGACGCAGCGACGACTATTCGCGGCCGCTGCAATTGCTCGCCCGCCACCTGGCCTTCGACGACCCGCTCAGCGGCGAGCCGCGGCAGTTCGAGAGCCAGTTGCAGCTGGACTGGTGA